TCTTCCCTATCTCATACTCTCTTTTTTTGGAGGGGAGGGGCAAAAAATAGCTCGAAATTTGCAATAAGAagaaatcatgccaaaattttcgatTTTAGcttgattttatgatatgttgtagatttATGGATGATCTATACGATGACATCCTCTTAGAGATATGATTGAGATGCTTAAACACTATGCTATCCAGTCGACTTGGTTAAGAGGGCGACATACATCCTCTTAACATGCCAAACAGAGAGGAGCACAAAGGATAAGCAGATAATGAGTGATACGAAGGATAAATAGACAATGAGTGGCACAAAAGGTAAGCAGGCAACGAGTGGCATGAAGGATAAGCAAACAACTACTTAGCacactaaaataaataaataaaaggcattgcAACCCTAATAGAGAGTGTGGTGGAGGAGCTAGTTCACTTAGATTCAGAGATCAGGAGCAGCAGTTCTGGTAGTCACAGATTTATTGGCTAAGGAGGAAGTGGAGGACATGAGACCACTGTTTATGAGACACAGCCTTAAGGTGGTTTTGATTCATCAATGAGTCTCAGTTTACACATGATGCACTGGATAGGAACTACGATGCATGATCTAGTAGAGCTTACGAGAATACGATTATATATAAGAGATGGGCTTCTCGAGGTCTTTCAAAAGAACATGATGCAATTGTAGATGAACTCGCATGTAGAGTAGGATATATAAACATATCAAATTTCGAGTCATACATCTATTACTTGCAGCCACAAGCAGCTTATGAcctatacaaatatatatatagatatggaGTATGTGAGGCATTTTTCGGTGACTACTATCCTACGCAGCCTGGAGTATCTTACGGGTCAGATTTTGCTGCCAACTTATTCGGATGGTCCCAGCCAGAGAACACCTCGCAAAACtagagcttcagcgagagatctGAGAGTACTTATATCCCAAAGCGCGTTCTTTATGGGATAAACATATAAGACTACAACACCGTTTGGTTAGAGGGATGGACTAATGTGCCTCCTGACTATGCtaatgatccggatatctaTGAGAGGCATCACTATTCGACGAGATTTTACATATCGGTacgtatgttgtactttaaaaatatataattaattatattattttttatttttttacctcattagttgattttaatatatttcatgttgcttcttATAGCATGTAATATCccactaattattttatattttgtattattttaaaacaacaagatgcattatttaggttaaaccgagatcatagaaatatcaaaaaatataaaaaaattctaaaatatcaaattagatttcaaatcattaaaaaagttgaaaaagattgattaccaattaattgaatttgaaaaattcaaaaaaaagcaTGTTGGTTTAAAAATCTCAGAAAAAAATGGATATACTACAACACCGTGCTAACCCGTCTGCCAACCGGTACGGGTCTTGGTACTAGTTTGGCGGTCTTTAGATATTTGACATTTTTTTGGCAAcataagagttttaatacttaaGAGACCATTATGCTTTGcatctttttgtcatcatcttcTTTCATTGTCTTCACCATGGTAGTATTTTCACAACGCACCAGGATAGAAACAGAACTAAAAGTTATTATGTCACAATCATGTGTTTTGGTTGTTGATCTCACGCTCCAATAATGCCAGAGAATTACCTAATGTAATGATGTGAAACACATCAAACAACTTCCTAAGCTCACACAATCCTCAAAACAACGGATAAGATCTTGCAGCTGCTATGGATGGAGGAAATTTTGGGTAGGTGACCTAGCTGTCTCAGGTCACAcataaacaaattgtagtgcaGGTTATGAAAGACAAGGAGAGTTTGGAATGAAACAATCTGGTAAGTATCAAATGCTAATAGCCTCACAATCTTGATTCCTCACTGCCTCAACAAAAGATTGAAATAAGCAATACTGTGAGTGACCGATGTTTGGGGTTTTGGTATAATAGTCAGTACCTCATGTTtcatgttgctaattgaaaaccCATAAGATGGAAATCTCAATGTATAAAAATTTTACATCTACAAGGTATATAATTTGCTGCCAGTCGAGTATTAAACCACAAACCACCACTAATTAGACTCCAGTGTAATCTTAAAATGAGGAAATACTCAGCACTCAATTCAGAAGACACCTGTAAACAAGGCTTTCAAGCGATATAAGAAACAACATTCCAAGACATTGATCTTAATGCTCCAAAATATTCTAATTTTCTGTCATCTTCTGTTAAAGTTCTAAATATTCATGCTGAAACCAATATTTACATGCACACACCAGCAGTACAATTCTCTCTCCTCGAAATTTAATTTTTTGCTTGCATTAAATCCTTCTTTTCAGTAGTTTAGAAACACCCATCACAGAGGCCTAGCTGAAGCATTTGTCTTCTCTTGGCAATCAAAGAAGTGCCTGTCCATATAATTGTTTTTGAGAGCTGGAATGATGATAAGATCCCTCTCTATTTTGAAACTCTCCTCCTTGCTATATCCATTATTCTCAAGCAATTGCACTAAACTGGCACCTGGGTTCTGAGAAGCCCCAAGGCTGGTGGTATTCAAGGAGCCAGGCAGAGGCATATCAAAGAGATTTAGTGATGATGGCGAAAAATTGGACTCAGAGAGAGAGGCAAATGTGTAGCAGTTCTCCAACAGCTCCTCATGGCCTGTGTCACCCTCCAAGGCATTGGAGAAGCAGGTCATATGGGTCGAGATGGATGTCGAAGAAGCTTTGTTCTTTCTGCCGTAGTGCTCATTCATCAATGGAGCTCGAAGAGCAGAATCCAATCCATCTTCAAACCAGGAGCCCATCTCCATGAGTTCTGCATCTTTCTTCTCTCCAGAGTTCTTATGGAATACTTTGCAGATCACCCACTCATTCTACCACaggaaaaaatggagaaaataaaaaagattacAACAAGCCTTGCCTAGGAAATATGACAGCGAGTTGGAGAAAACGTACCATTTTTGTTCTACAGAGGTTGTGGACAGAAGTCTTTCCCTCTAATCTGTATTCATGCATGACCCAGTTGGTCTTCTCTACTTTGGATGCCCTGCCTCTGTAGAAAACAAGGGTCTTCTTCATCCCAATAAGAATCTTTCCTCGGTGGATCTCCTTGTCTTTTCCTGTTGCCTTCCAGTAACCAGCCTCGGTAGCCCTGTTTGTCCTCAAACCAGTTGGGTGCTTCCTATCCCTCACACAGAAGAAGTACCCATCCTTCTCTCCTGTGCTAGCTTCAACTTCCATGCCAGAACATAATTTTATAGAGATAAGATAACAAGCTCAAGCGCAAGATGAAAGGATGGATTGAAGAGAGCTTAAGGAGACTTACAGGGCAAATCCCATGGCTCTGATTTGGTCAAGTCAACTTCTCCAATGGCTCTGGCACTGAAGCTGGCATCGATAACCTTCTTGTAAAGGTAGTAAGTAATGAGTTCTTCATCAGTGGGGTGGAAGCGGAAACCTGGTGGTAAGTCCATATGAACGTCTCGCTTGCTTAGCACTAAAGCACCATGTTCCATTTCCTTGGATGTTCTAGAATCCAATCACCAACCTATAcaataaacaaaaagaaaagaaaacgagGAATCGGATTTGAGCAATATTCTATCCATTAACCCTCCTATGTTTATGATGAATTCAAGCTAGATGAGAGAAAACAAACTGTGTCCGGCTggataaagaaataaaaatatctgGTGTACGATTCTGCAATATTAtttggatagatgagaagaaatTGGAAGGAGAGAGAAGGTAAAGATGAAACATCAGATCATGGAAGGGGAATCTCTAACCTTGGGAGACCAAAATAacttaaaaggaaaaaataacgTAGGAAGGGAAGTGACCCTCTTATATACCACTAAGATATAGAGTGGTCTATAACTGCAAGTGTGAGGACCTATGTGGGTgtgtatttagttccacatcggttattcactggataaatcttaagtacttatataaaattaagaaatccaaataatatcttctggctaGCTATTTTAGATGAGATCTTGGATTGTTATTGTTGGGaggaataaagtttccccccaaatgacataaatgcccctaagaagccgtacaacctccgaccccggacagccgaagtcagcgtccgacctcggaacgctcggccacaagacgaccgaccccgaaacctccgacctaagagaaaccccgatgtccgaggaccgtactctaacacccctccggcatttattgcgcattgccgctgtaatcttccggcacactcaacaataaatgcgaatctccggcttactccataataaatgcggatctccgacttactccacaataaatgcgcatggctcctgacatctacggatccccagctctctacggcaaatcgacccagcagggtctagtcgattatgataagtctctgatctcggccataccgccgacatcagtgcaatgattcgcctgaccgagcgccgacctgaacaacatgccaagccgtaccacggcctcgccctgttacatcacaggtaaactgacccccgcatataaaagggagccttggcctctcaagaggggattggaacattcatacacccaaaaatcactgtttatctccttctccccactatttgccccctccctgacttgagcgtcggagggccggcgccggagaatccggccaccggttcgtgtgcaggcacccggacggaggacgccgccagccaacggatcgccgccccgctgcgaggacctgctgttccttctctccaaCCGCCCCGGAcgcaggacgccgcccgccaacggatcgccgccccgctgcgaggacctgctgttccttctctccgaccgccccggacgcaggacgccgcccgccgacagaccgccgcctcgccgtgaggactaacagtcgctccctctcctcgaccgaagattgcccccgggtccaatttccagcaacagttggcgctagaggaagggaccgagtagcagtcatgaagttgagaagtaagggagcctctaacgtctcccggcgtcccccgcaaagtcctggacactccgtccagaattctccaactccggctgacccagctcctcaggtccagccggaacagttcaatgccctggcacagcaagtccaggccctggccgccgccgttcagggcctgcggcgcgtggaggctttaccggcacttccctcgcaggcccaggccccgccggagtgtctccccaacggcccggttctccccagccaaaatttgcatggctcctccagagccaacaatggagaacgagcttcttcccggagagagttaccgggagaaggtttcgaccggagaccccaactttctgaggcggagtcagccccggatcACCGTGAGCTGGCGCATACCACaacgacaatcccacgggtgggggagctcgaccgaaaagtcgagcatctggagcgccagattgcggcactccacagcaagaaggcaagacaggaaggggactttgagttcactaccaagtcccccttctcccgccagatcgaggacgagccagttcccgcgaggttcaaaatgccccaggtggagccctacagcggaatcaccgaccccctcgaccacttggagagttatcgggccctcatggccctacaagggtcctcggaggccatactctgcaaggccttcccagcaaccctccgagggaccgctcggctttggttctctggtctgaagccgaacacggtgtcctcttttgagcagctcggcaggcagttcgccaccaactttgctgccagccggcgccagcgacggacatcagactccctcctggacatcaagcagaaggagggggagtccctcaaagagtacctggaccgctttaccgccgccacatgggaggttcgcgagctagaccagtcgatagccatgtcggctctgaagactggggtccgctcctaccgattcctcttctccatcgagaagagcttccggccgacttcaccgaaatactggcccgagcccggaagtacgccaaggccgaggaggcagtcgcctccaggcggggggcaatcgagcccacctcgaagaagcggaagaagcgccgcgaggagcgcggtcgacaaaggagccggtctccccgccgagagaagaatctccccagactgaggagcccgccccgtcagcaggggcgacctcagcagaggacacctcctcgtccgaggtctccaccacggccccggacgtaccaggcgaggtacgagaactatacacccgtcaatgctcctcgggccgagatcctgatggaaattgagggtcgggacttcttccgacccccgcctcctatgcgagacacgggatttccccgaaattccaggaagtactgccgcttccaccgagatcgcgggcacgacacggaggactgcttccaactccgggacgagatagaagcgctcatcagacggggagtactgaaccggttcgtgaggaaccgacatgaggaaaggaggccggcggagaatgtcgcaccaaccgaaaatcctggcggcaacaggcctatcgccggcaccatcaacatgattgggcggacctcggcaggaacagccgcccagggagcacccccgaagcgcccacgcactgatgaagtcatctcgttctcggacgaggacttagaaggggtcgagacccctcacgatgacgctgtggtcatctcaatgattgtaaataggtttgatgtaaagcgtgtcctagttgacaatggaagctcagccaacattttgtactactatgcctaccaaaaaatggggttgacagaaggacacctccggagaatcaatgccccgctgGTCGGGTTTACCGAAAAtgcggtcccggttgaaggtgaggctagcttccttgtcacagttggcctcgccccccgggagagcactgtgaggatggacttcctggtggtccgtctgccctcggtctacaacgccatccttgggcgcccagggttaaacgcccttcgagccgtggtttcaacttgccatttgctcatgcggttccccaccggccaaggagtgggcgaggtccgcggagaccaactggtcgccaagcaatgctacatggcggcccacacagtaaagcaaccagccgaggcaccagaccgcccgatgggcccttcactgcccatagaaaccctcgatgcgagggacaccctctggaagaagcaagtagagcccggtgagctccttattcaaatcccactacaagaaaattttcccgagctaaccgtgcaggttggctccggcctcggcgcccatgagaggaatcgcctcgtcagcttcctgcgggacaacgctgacgtcttcgcctggtcgcccgcggacgtgccaggaattgaccccgaggtcatggtccaccgactccaggtgaggccaaccagcaggcccgtaaagcagaagaaaagaggctccgcccctgagcgacaacgagctgcggccgaggaggtggacaaactcctcggagccggcttcatccgggaggtctcctacccggattggctcgccaacgtagttctcgtaaagaaggccaacggaaaatggcgtatgtgcgtggactacaccgacctgaacaaggcctgcccaaaagacagcttccctctcccgagcatcgaccagctcgtcgactccacttcaggacaccaactgctaacttttatggacgccttttcaggatacaaccaaatccgaatggcgccagaagacgaggagaagacggccttcatcaccgacaagggcacctactgctacaaggtgatgccctttggcctgaaaaacgctggggccacctatcagagactggtcaaccaaatctttaaagaccagatcggccagaacatggaagtctatgtggacgacatgctggtaaagagccaaccggcggaacaccacatagccgatctcaacgagacattcgccaagctcagaaaataccaaatgaaactcaatccggcgaagtgcgcgttcggagtcacctcgggcaagttcctgggtttcatagtgacccaacgcggaattgaagccaatccggagaaaatccgggcactgcaacagatgtcgcctccaaagacagttaaggaggtgcagcggctcgcggggcgggtagccgccctgggaaggtttgtttctcgatcagccgagcgttgcctccccttcttcaagagcctcaaacggccgaaagacttccggtggacagaagaatgccagcaagcctttgaagagcttcggagccttctggcctctcccccgctgctcaccaagccccagaagggcgaaattctttacttatatctggccgtctccccagctgcagtaagctcggtcctcgtccgggaagaagacaagctccaaaagccggtctattacaccagccgggtcctcagggatgctgagacccgatattctaaacttgagaagaccatcttcgctctcatcatctcggctcggagactcaggccttacttccaagcccacacgatagctatattaaccgaccagcctatgaagcagatattgtagaggtcggatcgtgcggggaggatcgccaaatgggcggtcgagctcggggaattcgacctagaatatcggcccaggccggctgtcaaagctcagatactcgccgacttcatcgtggagtgcacccttccggacgaccccgagccgccatctgagtccgtggaggagaccccgaagcagccatgggtcctgcactcggacgggtcttcgaccccggggggcagcggggccggacttatcctcaccagtccagatggagtggtggccgagcaagctctgcgcctcgagttcccggcctcgaacaatgaggccgagtatgaggctctcatcgccgggctcaagctggcgaaagaactaaaagtgggagacctgacggccttcagcgactcccagctggtggtgaatcaggtccaaggagattttgaagctaaagagccatccatgcaaaagtatctccaaaaggtgcgggaactcacatctgccctgaattctttcaatattcagtatattcccagagcggaaaacctcaaggcagaccagctatccaaactgaccacctcccgcatgagcgagcttcccaagggaacagcgctcgagtatcttcgggtccccagcacggaggaacccgagcccactatgtgcattgactccgagccaagctggatcgacgggctcgtctgctatcttcaggacggaactctacctcatgacgagacggaggctcgccgaatcaagcgccaggctccccggtatatcttgtacgagaataaactctatcgacaatcatttacttctccccttctcagatgcctccgcccctccgaggcggactacgccctccgagaggtccatgaagggatctgcggaaatcacctggggggtcgagccttggcccataagatcctgcggcagggatactattggcccacactccagaaggacgcaacagatttcgtccgcaagtgcgatcggtgacaacgaaacgccaatatccagcgccgaccttcagctctgctgacctccatcatcgccccctggccgtttgcccaatgggggatcgacatcctggggccctttctcctggccaccggacagagaaagttcctggtcgtctccatcgactacttcaccaaatgggtcgaggccgaacctgttgcccggatcaccgagcaaaagatgcgggacttcgtgtggaagtctataatctgccgattcggactaccccgtatccttatatctgacaatggtcgacaatttgacaatgttcatttcagggagttttgctctgagctcggcattgatcatcgcttcacctcggttgcccatccccagacaaacggggaaactgaggtaactaaccgaactattttgcagggactcaaagctaggcttgatcggtccaaaggacagtgggtcgaggacttgtacaatgtcctttgggcgtaccggaccacgttccgactgcccacgggagagacccccttcaacctagcatacggcactgaggccgtcatcccattggagatcggcttgccttctccgagggtggagcattacgaccccgataccaattcctcccagctcaggagcaatttggacctcgtcgaagagacaagataggtcgcccgggtgcgcatggcgagatatcaacagcgaacggcccaatactacaactccagagttaagcccaagctcttcaaagtaggggacctcgtcctcaggaaagccgaggcttctcaaccaaccgagcaagaaaagctcgccccaaactgggaaggaccgtatcaaatcgcccgggtacaacggccaggggcgtacaaattgaagtccctggaagggactctgatcccacgaagctggaactccgagaatttacgaatgtactaccagtgagaccccaaggggttcaagataatcaggataatggactcagctcctttttctgcaaatatttccctcattttgatgactgtaatcctcttctaatattgggtcgtctgtgatcctcagattccccggccaaaatcgggatgcctcgaggctcgaccgtagagtcccaaactccctcgacctcgggaagaatcgcaggacggtgaaacgtcgactggtgcaagattcctcgactaaggtcgagatgtcccgagtgtcgacagtgcgtgcccagacccctcgacacttcggaaagacggggtagtaccttcgcagtcccccgtggcgctcaacaccaacaacggggtagtaccttcgcggccccccgtagcgcctcctcgactaaggtcgggatgccccgagggtcgactgtagagaaccagactccctcgacctcgggaaggcgccgtgaggggtggaaagggtggctccacccggggcgccacaaagtggacccccgggagcggtcgacgatccccgatccccgaagcgaacgatccctcgactaaggtcgggatgccccgagggtcgaccgtagagaaccagactccctcgacctcggaaaggcgccgtgaggggtggaaagggtggctccacccggggcgccacaaagtggacccccgggagcggtcgacgattcccgatccccgaagcgagcgatccctcgactaa
This is a stretch of genomic DNA from Phoenix dactylifera cultivar Barhee BC4 chromosome 9, palm_55x_up_171113_PBpolish2nd_filt_p, whole genome shotgun sequence. It encodes these proteins:
- the LOC103700251 gene encoding NAC domain-containing protein 79 isoform X1, which codes for MEHGALVLSKRDVHMDLPPGFRFHPTDEELITYYLYKKVIDASFSARAIGEVDLTKSEPWDLPFEASTGEKDGYFFCVRDRKHPTGLRTNRATEAGYWKATGKDKEIHRGKILIGMKKTLVFYRGRASKVEKTNWVMHEYRLEGKTSVHNLCRTKMNEWVICKVFHKNSGEKKDAELMEMGSWFEDGLDSALRAPLMNEHYGRKNKASSTSISTHMTCFSNALEGDTGHEELLENCYTFASLSESNFSPSSLNLFDMPLPGSLNTTSLGASQNPGASLVQLLENNGYSKEESFKIERDLIIIPALKNNYMDRHFFDCQEKTNASARPL
- the LOC103700251 gene encoding NAC domain-containing protein 79 isoform X2 — encoded protein: MEHGALVLSKRDVHMDLPPGFRFHPTDEELITYYLYKKVIDASFSARAIGEVDLTKSEPWDLPSSTGEKDGYFFCVRDRKHPTGLRTNRATEAGYWKATGKDKEIHRGKILIGMKKTLVFYRGRASKVEKTNWVMHEYRLEGKTSVHNLCRTKMNEWVICKVFHKNSGEKKDAELMEMGSWFEDGLDSALRAPLMNEHYGRKNKASSTSISTHMTCFSNALEGDTGHEELLENCYTFASLSESNFSPSSLNLFDMPLPGSLNTTSLGASQNPGASLVQLLENNGYSKEESFKIERDLIIIPALKNNYMDRHFFDCQEKTNASARPL